From the genome of Natranaerovirga pectinivora, one region includes:
- a CDS encoding N-formylglutamate amidohydrolase, whose amino-acid sequence MKLPILISVPHGGLSVPDFLIDRCLLSPEEILLDSDTWARELYDLKDLVEAYVDMDISRIVIDLNRNTNDLPPNNPDGIVKTIAVDGSPVWKNPEGLNSREIEFLIDNYYDPYHRRLEELSKDENIILGVDCHSMLDIGPTDSMNRPLFCISNRGNALGEMNINLQGEKITAPSRVLMKLKSLIEDAFSDIRVTDREFVAINSPFYGGYITKHQGSLGHIPWIQIEVNKCIYLPNNPSIKPTDDDLVVLRDFRNRLYKALCELSDYIRDGS is encoded by the coding sequence TTGAAATTGCCTATTCTTATTTCTGTGCCTCATGGTGGTTTGTCTGTTCCTGATTTTTTAATTGATAGATGCTTGTTAAGTCCCGAGGAGATTCTTTTAGATAGTGATACTTGGGCTCGTGAGCTTTATGATTTGAAAGATTTGGTGGAAGCCTATGTTGATATGGACATTTCTCGTATTGTAATAGATTTAAATAGAAATACCAATGATCTTCCTCCTAATAATCCTGATGGTATTGTTAAGACCATTGCTGTCGATGGATCTCCTGTTTGGAAAAATCCAGAAGGATTAAATTCTAGGGAAATTGAATTTTTAATTGATAATTATTATGATCCTTATCATAGGCGCTTAGAAGAACTCTCTAAGGATGAGAATATTATTCTGGGAGTGGATTGTCATTCTATGCTTGATATTGGTCCAACAGATTCTATGAACCGTCCCCTATTTTGTATTAGTAATCGTGGGAATGCTCTAGGGGAAATGAATATTAATTTGCAGGGTGAAAAAATCACTGCACCTTCTAGGGTTTTAATGAAGCTAAAGTCATTGATTGAGGATGCCTTTTCTGATATTAGAGTGACGGATAGGGAGTTTGTAGCTATTAATAGTCCTTTTTATGGGGGTTATATTACTAAGCATCAAGGTTCATTAGGTCATATTCCTTGGATTCAGATCGAAGTGAATAAATGTATTTACTTGCCTAATAATCCTTCTATAAAACCAACTGATGATGATTTAGTTGTTTTAAGGGATTTTAGGAATAGGCTTTATAAAGCACTTTGTGAATTAAGTGATTATATTAGGGACGGTTCATGA
- a CDS encoding M20/M25/M40 family metallo-hydrolase — protein sequence MKIAIVYNRESQAVINLFGKLNREKYGLQTIKRIKDALVTGGHQVKTFEGDKNIIEELEKFMPSVVSGERPGLVFNLSYGIQGKGRYMHMPGILEMLGIPYVGSGPETHAIALDKIVTKLILIQKGIPTPKFTVMYKPDSPITGDLSYPMIVKPKDEAVSFGLKIVNDEEELRDGVKTIYETFNTPTLVEEYIPGREFNVALLGNNPPEALPPVELLFGDGPQIYTYEDKKSTSGREVEKVCPANLSPEQTEKIQQLAIDTFNALGCYDSARVDFRMDDNGDLYVLEVNSMASLGSNGSFVFAAERIGLDYTALMNRLVEVASERYFGPFVIDELNDDNASKQSVNFFNHITKNRDKIENELKTWTNLPCWTEDQVGLKTVSRKIEERMKKLGLKEVTEFTNGQSVWTWETKGGLKDGTLLVLPIDIPGDRSGFPVPFNIDQEWIYGEGIASSRGGLVTLLSALNGLKDIKSLSDKKIGVLIYADEGRGMRYSYDTLRKVANDVKEVIVLQPGFEGGKIVDQRRGSKKFSVIVEGDPLRVGNHSNKVDVMSYFLEKAEKLKELNVMDSKLTVVVQDIHSERYSVLLPHRVRASIYVTFLDEKKVKEAEAKIRELFKSTTRGIQCYVEKLTERPPFNRIKNNSLITELSRISEELNIPFGVESSLLPSAAGEIHNKIPIVCGFAPASKGLYTPNEALHRGELIQKTLLLGMYLLRG from the coding sequence ATGAAAATTGCTATTGTTTACAATCGTGAAAGCCAAGCCGTTATCAATTTGTTTGGTAAGCTGAATCGAGAAAAGTACGGTTTACAGACAATTAAAAGAATTAAAGATGCTTTGGTTACTGGGGGACATCAGGTTAAAACATTTGAAGGGGATAAAAATATTATTGAAGAACTTGAAAAGTTTATGCCTTCTGTTGTTTCTGGGGAAAGACCTGGCTTGGTTTTTAACTTAAGTTATGGGATTCAGGGTAAGGGAAGATACATGCATATGCCAGGGATTTTGGAAATGTTAGGTATTCCCTATGTTGGTTCAGGTCCAGAGACTCACGCTATTGCTCTTGATAAGATTGTTACTAAGTTAATTCTTATTCAAAAAGGGATTCCAACGCCTAAGTTTACTGTAATGTACAAACCTGATTCTCCTATTACTGGGGATCTTAGCTATCCTATGATTGTTAAGCCAAAGGATGAGGCTGTTTCTTTTGGTCTTAAAATTGTTAATGATGAAGAGGAACTAAGAGACGGGGTTAAAACCATTTACGAAACCTTTAATACACCTACTTTAGTTGAAGAGTACATTCCAGGCAGAGAGTTTAATGTGGCTTTGTTAGGAAATAATCCTCCTGAAGCTTTACCACCTGTTGAGCTGCTTTTCGGGGACGGTCCTCAAATTTATACATATGAGGATAAAAAAAGTACAAGTGGTAGAGAAGTTGAAAAAGTTTGTCCTGCGAATCTTTCACCAGAACAAACTGAAAAAATTCAACAATTGGCTATTGATACTTTTAATGCCTTAGGTTGTTATGATAGTGCCAGAGTTGATTTTCGTATGGATGATAATGGGGATCTGTATGTTTTAGAAGTGAATTCAATGGCTAGTTTAGGGTCTAATGGTTCTTTTGTTTTTGCAGCTGAGAGAATTGGTCTTGATTATACAGCTTTAATGAATCGATTGGTGGAGGTTGCTTCTGAACGTTATTTTGGTCCTTTTGTTATCGATGAACTGAATGATGATAATGCTTCTAAACAATCTGTAAATTTCTTTAATCATATTACTAAAAATCGTGACAAAATTGAAAATGAGTTAAAAACTTGGACCAATCTTCCTTGTTGGACAGAGGATCAAGTTGGATTAAAAACTGTCAGTAGAAAAATTGAAGAACGTATGAAAAAACTTGGTTTAAAAGAAGTTACTGAATTTACCAATGGTCAATCTGTTTGGACTTGGGAAACTAAAGGTGGTTTAAAGGACGGTACGCTTTTGGTTTTACCTATTGATATTCCTGGGGATAGATCTGGTTTTCCTGTGCCATTTAACATTGATCAAGAGTGGATTTATGGGGAAGGTATTGCTTCTAGCCGTGGTGGCCTTGTGACTTTGTTAAGTGCTTTAAATGGGTTAAAAGATATTAAATCCCTTTCTGATAAAAAAATTGGTGTTCTGATTTATGCAGATGAAGGCAGAGGTATGCGTTATAGTTATGATACTTTACGTAAAGTTGCTAATGATGTAAAAGAAGTGATTGTTCTTCAACCAGGGTTTGAAGGTGGTAAGATTGTTGATCAAAGACGTGGTTCTAAAAAATTCAGTGTGATTGTGGAAGGTGATCCTTTAAGAGTTGGTAACCATAGCAATAAAGTTGATGTTATGAGCTATTTCTTAGAGAAAGCTGAAAAACTAAAAGAATTGAATGTAATGGATTCTAAATTAACAGTTGTTGTCCAAGACATTCATTCTGAAAGATATAGTGTGTTATTGCCTCACCGTGTTCGCGCTTCTATTTATGTAACATTCCTTGACGAGAAGAAAGTTAAGGAAGCCGAAGCAAAAATCAGAGAGTTATTCAAGTCAACAACACGAGGCATTCAGTGTTATGTAGAAAAACTAACTGAACGTCCTCCATTTAATCGAATCAAGAATAATTCTTTGATTACTGAGTTAAGCCGTATTAGTGAAGAGTTGAATATTCCTTTTGGGGTAGAGTCTAGTTTGTTACCATCTGCTGCTGGGGAGATTCATAATAAAATTCCTATTGTTTGTGGCTTTGCACCTGCTAGTAAAGGGTTGTATACGCCAAATGAGGCCCTTCACCGTGGTGAGCTGATTCAAAAAACTTTGCTTCTTGGGATGTATTTGTTAAGAGGTTAA
- the ggt gene encoding gamma-glutamyltransferase, translating into MVSKQGDHNHSFSSKSPLGMVSTASTYATEAGVQMLEKGGNAIDAAVAAAFCLGVTEPQASGLGGQSMALVYFAEENRVFALDGSSRAPFSIQPSKNPQKPVNVGIKSTTVPSTPATLGYMHEKYGKLPFETVIEPAISAAKNGFVVSSLLYKLLKKNEKTLAKDSLIVKNFFTNNKVLKKGNIIRQPELAECMMQMSRAGWMDFYIGKIGNDIIKDMETRQGLINAADLSQIPFPVEREVLSGSYRGYDIFTFPPPGAGRVLVQLLNILENFPSEYLNPETPIGAIIFALAFRFALTDRQKMPIHPDFYLQSVNKYMSDKAYAKDLAQRIYEIGKFSLQEDFTPPPLSGETTHLSVVDKEGNAVGITQSIELVFGSKTMADGLGFFYNNYLSAFEYKNMTHPYYLLPGGKPWSSVAPTLIFENGKPRYLLGSPGSARISTALTQVISRLIDNNEDMATAIAAPRFHSSHTGKLIIEQDRFDKEVIDALKQTGFEINRKDSYSFYLGCVQGVQVPINNEKDFLGVADLRRDGSAKGPNDL; encoded by the coding sequence ATGGTATCAAAGCAAGGTGATCATAATCATAGTTTTTCTTCTAAAAGCCCTTTAGGCATGGTTTCTACCGCTTCTACTTATGCAACTGAAGCAGGGGTTCAAATGCTTGAAAAAGGCGGAAATGCTATTGATGCTGCTGTTGCTGCTGCTTTTTGCTTGGGTGTTACTGAGCCACAAGCGTCGGGTTTAGGTGGTCAATCAATGGCTTTAGTTTATTTTGCAGAAGAAAACCGTGTTTTTGCATTAGATGGGTCTTCTAGAGCACCTTTTAGTATTCAACCTAGTAAAAATCCACAAAAGCCTGTTAATGTAGGTATTAAATCCACAACTGTTCCTTCTACACCTGCTACTCTTGGATATATGCACGAGAAATATGGCAAACTACCTTTTGAAACGGTTATTGAACCTGCTATCTCGGCTGCAAAAAATGGCTTTGTTGTATCTTCTTTGTTGTATAAGCTACTTAAAAAGAATGAAAAAACTTTGGCTAAGGATTCTTTAATTGTTAAAAACTTTTTTACTAATAATAAAGTCCTTAAGAAGGGTAATATAATAAGGCAGCCTGAGCTTGCTGAGTGTATGATGCAAATGTCTCGGGCTGGTTGGATGGATTTTTATATTGGTAAGATAGGTAATGATATTATAAAGGATATGGAGACTAGACAAGGTTTAATTAATGCTGCTGATTTAAGCCAAATCCCTTTTCCTGTAGAACGTGAGGTTTTATCTGGTAGTTATAGGGGTTATGATATTTTTACATTTCCTCCACCTGGTGCTGGAAGAGTTTTGGTTCAACTTTTAAATATTTTGGAGAATTTTCCTTCAGAATATCTTAATCCCGAAACGCCTATTGGTGCTATTATATTTGCTTTGGCTTTTCGTTTTGCTTTAACGGATAGACAGAAGATGCCTATTCATCCTGATTTTTATTTGCAATCTGTTAATAAATATATGTCTGATAAGGCCTATGCTAAAGATTTGGCCCAAAGAATTTATGAGATTGGCAAGTTCAGTTTACAAGAGGATTTTACACCACCTCCTCTTTCTGGGGAGACCACTCATTTATCCGTTGTTGATAAGGAAGGTAATGCCGTTGGGATTACCCAATCCATTGAGTTGGTTTTTGGTAGTAAAACCATGGCTGATGGGTTAGGGTTTTTTTATAATAATTATTTGAGTGCCTTTGAGTACAAGAATATGACACATCCTTATTATTTATTGCCTGGTGGTAAACCTTGGAGTAGTGTTGCCCCTACCCTTATATTTGAAAATGGTAAACCAAGGTACTTGTTAGGTAGTCCTGGTAGCGCAAGAATTTCTACTGCTTTGACTCAGGTTATTTCTAGGTTAATTGATAACAACGAGGATATGGCAACTGCTATTGCTGCCCCTAGATTCCATTCTTCTCATACAGGCAAATTGATTATTGAACAAGATCGGTTTGATAAAGAGGTTATTGACGCTTTAAAGCAAACTGGTTTTGAAATTAATAGAAAAGATTCTTATAGTTTTTATTTAGGCTGTGTTCAAGGTGTTCAAGTACCCATAAATAACGAAAAAGATTTTTTAGGTGTTGCAGACCTTCGTAGGGACGGTTCTGCTAAAGGGCCTAATGACTTATAA
- a CDS encoding DUF4179 domain-containing protein, which yields MDKDKFEIDVKKLDDRLKSSFDKKDIPIPDEFDSMVEERLRHLNSKKLIYRRVIAIALIVLLTFVGGVRYIPQFASYASSIPGLKDAVNWIRGDKGIQSARDRGYSEVPEIVIREDDYTLSLSNIFIDEDRIRLTAVLVDHTRPEGLNNDTVRVATSIYDQSYENDAYLNLYITFPDFDNSMYSTMFNGGDTHNTLVRDIEKALKKDELQRFIDTNPSYLTLKATINNGGVTHIIDIELPLDISKIEISKRFGLNNEILFDYGTIKLKELTISPTRMRLDVEFDMLDGYFFTGFDKVYLVDKKAKYSTEGLVSTTATQTERTFYFVPSLYFEELPNELKFGFDGIRIGSIEGKSFLLNLNDVFPKSLSYMGEEIIINKFLYENQNLIVDSNLPNNTLKVQGFDFESHIGNKSFSEQGNDTLYRKDIITTFYNAEKKEIYELSLSFPGYLVPLNREVPLDFN from the coding sequence ATGGATAAAGATAAGTTTGAGATTGATGTTAAAAAATTAGATGATAGGTTGAAGTCTTCTTTTGATAAGAAGGATATTCCTATCCCTGATGAATTTGACTCTATGGTTGAAGAACGGCTGCGTCATTTAAATTCTAAAAAATTGATTTACAGAAGAGTTATTGCTATTGCTTTAATTGTTTTGTTAACTTTTGTTGGTGGCGTAAGGTATATCCCTCAATTTGCTAGCTATGCTTCTAGTATACCTGGTTTAAAAGATGCTGTTAATTGGATTCGTGGGGATAAAGGCATCCAAAGTGCCAGAGATCGTGGGTATAGTGAAGTTCCTGAAATAGTCATTAGAGAAGATGATTATACCCTTAGTTTATCCAATATTTTTATTGACGAAGATAGAATTCGTTTAACAGCTGTTTTAGTTGATCATACTAGACCAGAGGGATTAAACAATGACACTGTTAGGGTTGCTACTTCCATTTATGATCAAAGCTATGAAAATGATGCTTACTTGAATCTTTATATTACTTTTCCAGATTTTGATAACAGTATGTATTCCACAATGTTTAATGGCGGTGACACTCATAATACTTTAGTTAGAGATATTGAAAAAGCTTTGAAAAAAGATGAATTGCAAAGATTCATAGATACAAACCCGTCATATCTAACACTTAAAGCTACTATTAATAACGGTGGCGTAACTCATATTATTGATATTGAACTCCCTTTAGATATATCTAAAATAGAGATATCTAAACGTTTTGGATTGAATAATGAAATACTTTTCGACTACGGAACAATTAAATTAAAAGAACTCACCATAAGCCCTACTCGAATGAGACTTGATGTTGAATTTGACATGTTAGATGGTTATTTTTTCACAGGTTTTGATAAGGTTTATTTAGTTGACAAAAAAGCAAAGTATAGTACTGAGGGGCTAGTTAGCACTACTGCCACTCAAACAGAACGCACTTTTTATTTTGTACCTTCTTTATATTTTGAAGAACTACCTAATGAATTAAAATTTGGTTTTGATGGTATAAGAATAGGAAGTATAGAAGGTAAATCTTTTTTATTAAACTTAAATGATGTCTTTCCAAAAAGCCTTTCATATATGGGTGAGGAGATTATTATTAATAAATTTTTATACGAAAACCAAAACTTAATAGTAGATTCAAATCTACCAAATAATACGCTGAAAGTACAGGGATTTGACTTTGAATCTCATATCGGTAATAAGTCTTTTTCGGAACAAGGTAATGATACTTTATATCGCAAAGATATAATTACTACTTTTTATAATGCAGAGAAAAAAGAGATTTATGAGTTAAGCTTATCTTTTCCTGGATATTTAGTTCCATTAAATCGTGAAGTTCCTTTAGATTTTAATTAA
- a CDS encoding class D sortase, which translates to MYTPKLPVTGVTFIALGISPFYRFSLSILLIIMLLLVSFRFTRLLIKEGRLNKIYIGLLVLLSSVLLVVSFGNYEATEKSNQSNEILNTYKEALFTTTYNGLKDSIPLHSLTNEDVVVEEEREPEYHQYIPESGETIGLIAIDKIDLELPVIEDANEDNIWLGAAHILGTPHFWEKGNSFLAAHNVRTYGKLFNRLHELSLGDEIVIYTTEYIYTYSVYAIDIVPPDDTECFNQLVGEFNLSLVTCTSSGEERLIIYSERISKVAINEVI; encoded by the coding sequence ATGTATACTCCCAAATTACCCGTTACAGGGGTAACTTTTATTGCACTTGGTATTTCTCCTTTTTACCGGTTTAGCCTAAGCATACTTTTGATTATAATGTTGCTTTTGGTATCCTTCAGGTTTACTCGATTGTTAATTAAGGAAGGTCGTTTAAATAAAATATATATTGGTCTTTTGGTTTTACTCTCTAGTGTCCTTCTTGTTGTATCTTTTGGTAATTATGAAGCTACTGAAAAATCTAATCAGTCTAATGAAATTCTAAATACCTATAAAGAGGCTCTTTTTACTACAACTTATAATGGGTTAAAGGATTCTATCCCACTTCATTCTTTAACCAATGAAGATGTAGTTGTTGAAGAAGAAAGAGAGCCCGAATACCACCAGTACATTCCTGAGTCTGGTGAAACCATTGGTCTAATTGCTATTGATAAAATTGATTTAGAACTTCCTGTTATTGAAGATGCTAACGAAGATAATATATGGTTAGGGGCTGCTCATATTTTAGGAACGCCACATTTTTGGGAAAAAGGCAATTCTTTTTTAGCAGCGCATAATGTAAGAACTTATGGAAAATTATTTAATAGGCTTCACGAATTAAGCCTTGGTGATGAAATTGTTATTTATACCACTGAATATATTTACACTTATTCTGTATATGCTATTGATATTGTCCCTCCTGATGATACTGAATGCTTTAATCAATTAGTCGGAGAATTCAATTTGTCATTGGTTACTTGCACAAGTTCTGGAGAGGAAAGATTAATTATTTATTCTGAAAGAATTTCTAAAGTAGCTATTAATGAAGTGATTTAG
- a CDS encoding glycosyltransferase — MGHKNNNSVSVLIPAHNEEEIIVETLSSIFTQTLKPKEVVIICDNCTDNTVPLIKAFIKTTKEKITIFETSNNVGKKAGALNQAFNKLNLNNFVLVMDADTSLDIKALESGVHMLNKESDLGAVCSRAGIMNYNGKSLWKKLIWTLQHIEYGQFDSHRIETKGKIKVAHGMATLFRLEALKSIPDFRKKIFNIDSDIYLEDNLVEDYEITLCLKHNWKLSSCMDMLAWTDVPLSLKELWVQRLRWLRGGVDTLRSHSWNQVTVFEILNHWLFILLVFLRGMAAVFFVYYMKNFGFQGFDPFVVSVILFAYFDSFYRLRYVQNKTLSDYIIKLLILPELLYGWFQALALLWSYILSFFKIKQRW; from the coding sequence ATGGGACATAAGAATAATAACTCAGTATCAGTACTAATCCCAGCCCACAATGAAGAAGAAATAATAGTAGAAACCTTAAGTAGTATATTTACTCAAACTCTAAAACCTAAAGAAGTTGTTATTATCTGCGATAACTGTACTGATAACACCGTCCCTTTAATTAAGGCGTTTATAAAAACAACAAAAGAGAAGATTACAATTTTTGAAACCAGTAATAATGTTGGCAAAAAAGCAGGAGCTTTAAATCAAGCTTTTAATAAGTTAAATCTTAATAATTTTGTTTTGGTTATGGATGCTGATACATCCCTTGATATTAAAGCATTGGAATCTGGTGTTCATATGCTTAATAAAGAGTCTGATCTTGGAGCTGTTTGTTCTAGAGCAGGTATAATGAATTACAACGGAAAATCACTATGGAAAAAACTCATTTGGACTTTACAACATATTGAGTATGGACAGTTTGATTCCCATAGAATTGAAACAAAAGGCAAGATTAAAGTTGCTCATGGCATGGCTACACTTTTTAGACTTGAGGCATTAAAGTCTATTCCTGATTTTAGAAAAAAAATATTTAATATAGATAGCGATATTTATTTAGAGGATAATCTGGTTGAGGATTATGAAATAACTCTTTGTTTAAAACATAATTGGAAATTATCCTCTTGTATGGATATGTTGGCTTGGACAGATGTTCCATTAAGTCTAAAAGAATTATGGGTTCAAAGGCTTAGATGGTTAAGAGGCGGTGTTGATACCCTTAGATCTCATTCTTGGAACCAAGTAACTGTTTTTGAAATATTAAATCACTGGTTATTTATTTTATTAGTTTTCTTAAGAGGTATGGCTGCTGTGTTCTTCGTTTATTATATGAAAAATTTTGGTTTTCAAGGTTTTGACCCGTTTGTTGTATCTGTTATCCTTTTTGCTTATTTTGATTCATTTTATAGATTACGGTATGTTCAGAATAAAACACTCTCAGATTACATTATAAAATTACTCATTTTACCTGAATTGTTGTACGGTTGGTTTCAAGCTTTAGCACTTCTTTGGAGTTACATTTTAAGCTTTTTTAAGATTAAACAAAGGTGGTGA
- a CDS encoding sigma-70 family RNA polymerase sigma factor has product MDELMIVKARKGNKDAFSQIIFEVKDEAYLLAFCYLHNSDDSMDAVCNGIEKAFIHIKKLKNPKYFKTWFLRIVINECNLILREKRRVVQVADDILFSNAKDTSRELYEKVDLERVLNDLPVSERTLIYMKYYLGYTLEEIAEIVQLPEGTVKSKIYNNLKKMRSKLEVREV; this is encoded by the coding sequence ATGGATGAGTTAATGATTGTTAAAGCTCGCAAAGGGAATAAGGATGCATTTTCCCAAATAATTTTTGAAGTTAAAGATGAGGCATATCTTCTTGCTTTTTGTTACCTTCATAATAGTGATGATAGTATGGATGCCGTGTGTAATGGGATCGAGAAGGCTTTTATTCATATTAAAAAACTTAAGAATCCTAAGTATTTTAAAACTTGGTTTTTAAGAATTGTGATTAATGAGTGCAACCTAATCCTTAGAGAAAAAAGAAGAGTGGTTCAAGTGGCTGATGACATTTTATTTTCTAATGCTAAGGATACCTCTAGGGAGTTATATGAAAAAGTTGATTTAGAGAGGGTTTTAAACGATTTACCAGTTTCAGAACGGACACTAATTTATATGAAGTATTATTTGGGCTATACCCTTGAAGAGATTGCAGAAATCGTTCAATTACCGGAAGGTACTGTTAAAAGTAAGATTTATAACAATCTGAAGAAAATGCGATCAAAACTAGAAGTAAGGGAGGTTTAA
- a CDS encoding cation:proton antiporter — MHILYYIAIILLSGLVLARIATLAKLPHVTGYLLAGILIGPYFLKLIPGDVIPQLTIISEFALGFIAYNIGSALNIKRIKQIKNGVFKIAIFESLGAVLVVTLSMIIIFRQSFGFSIVLGSIAAATAPAATMMIIRQYNAKGSLVDTLVPVVALDNAIGIILFSIMISVAKPFIESGDALRLTLGRELIQSFLDIGIAIAIGCVAGVVLSYLFDRLKSSDELLCIIIAVISLAIGVANIIDVSSMLLCMIIGATVTNLSISNIKTLSVIDKFTPPIYVIFFVLASLKLDIAVFRQVGLIGIAYIVVRVIGKLLGSYWGTKLVSSSKEIRTYLGYTLIPQAGVALGLSLLAEIKLPEIGGYIRTIIVASTIIYELVGPVIAKIALTKAGQISK, encoded by the coding sequence GTGCACATACTTTACTATATCGCTATAATTTTACTATCAGGTTTAGTTTTGGCTAGAATAGCAACACTGGCAAAACTACCACACGTTACTGGGTATTTACTAGCCGGTATCTTAATTGGACCATATTTTCTAAAACTTATTCCAGGGGATGTTATCCCTCAGTTAACCATTATCTCAGAATTCGCCTTAGGGTTTATTGCCTATAATATCGGAAGTGCCCTTAACATAAAACGCATTAAACAAATTAAAAATGGTGTATTTAAAATTGCCATCTTCGAAAGTCTTGGCGCAGTTCTTGTTGTGACATTATCAATGATTATTATCTTCCGTCAATCCTTCGGATTTAGTATTGTATTAGGATCTATTGCAGCGGCCACAGCGCCAGCAGCGACTATGATGATTATAAGGCAGTACAATGCTAAAGGCTCTCTTGTAGACACATTGGTACCTGTCGTGGCATTGGATAATGCCATTGGCATTATTCTATTTAGTATTATGATATCTGTTGCAAAGCCCTTTATTGAATCTGGAGATGCACTTCGTCTAACATTAGGTCGAGAACTGATCCAATCCTTTTTAGATATAGGAATCGCTATTGCAATTGGTTGTGTAGCTGGGGTTGTTCTTTCCTATTTATTTGATAGATTAAAAAGTTCTGATGAATTGCTTTGTATTATTATTGCCGTCATATCTCTTGCAATTGGTGTAGCAAATATCATAGATGTTTCTAGTATGCTCTTGTGTATGATTATAGGTGCTACCGTTACCAATCTAAGCATCTCCAATATAAAAACCTTATCTGTCATAGACAAATTCACACCACCAATATACGTTATCTTTTTTGTCCTTGCCAGTTTAAAGCTCGATATTGCTGTCTTTAGACAAGTGGGACTCATAGGAATCGCGTATATTGTCGTTAGGGTCATTGGAAAATTATTAGGATCCTATTGGGGGACTAAACTGGTATCTTCATCTAAAGAAATACGAACTTATTTAGGGTACACATTAATTCCTCAAGCAGGTGTAGCACTAGGATTATCTTTATTAGCGGAAATAAAACTACCTGAAATAGGTGGTTACATTAGAACCATTATTGTAGCGTCAACAATTATATACGAATTAGTAGGGCCAGTCATCGCCAAAATCGCTTTAACAAAAGCTGGACAAATTAGTAAATAA